A genome region from Triticum aestivum cultivar Chinese Spring chromosome 2B, IWGSC CS RefSeq v2.1, whole genome shotgun sequence includes the following:
- the LOC123042291 gene encoding cytochrome P450 84A1: MVGLAKIAMDWLQEPLSWLFVASFVFVVLQRHRQRLRGKAPPLPPGPSPLPIVGNMFMMDQLTHRGLAALARQYGGILHLRLGQVHAVVLSTPEYAQEVLQAQDVAFSNRPATVAAIYLTYDRADMAFAHYGPFWRQMRKLCVMKLFSRRRAGTWLAVRDESAALVRAVARRSGESVNLGELIFNLTKNVTFRAAFGADAAGDAGKRDEFIAIMQEFSQLFGGSSIGDFIPWLGWVDQGLNVRARTARAALDEFIDKIIDEHMRRGKNPDDVDADMVDDMLAFLPEAKPKKDAGDDLQNSLHLTRDNIKAMIMDVMFGGTETVASGIEWAMTEMMHSPDDLRRLQQELADVVGLDRNVDESDLDKLPFLKCVIKETLRLHPPIPILHHENAEDCVVGGYSVPRGSSVMINVFAIGRDAKVWKDADTFRPSRFMTGEGEAARVDFKGSCFEFLPFGSGRRSCPGMALGIYSLEFAVAQLAHGFSWALPDGMKPSELDMTDIFGLTAPRATRLCAVPTPRLTYPLISDVDATHKA, from the exons ATGGTGGGCTTGGCCAAGATCGCCATGGACTGGCTCCAAGAGCCACTGAGCTGGCTCTTCGTAGCCTCGTTCGTCTTCGTGGTGCTGCAGCGGCATCGGCAGCGGCTGCGTGGCAAGGCGCCACCGCTGCCTCCGGGGCCGTCTCCGCTGCCGATCGTCGGCAACATGTTTATGATGGATCAGCTGACCCACCGGGGCCTGGCGGCTCTGGCTAGGCAGTACGGCGGCATTCTCCACCTCCGCCTCGGCCAGGTCCACGCCGTCGTCCTGTCGACGCCGGAGTACGCCCAGGAGGTGCTGCAGGCGCAGGACGTCGCCTTCTCGAACCGGCCAGCTACCGTCGCCGCCATCTACCTCACCTACGACCGCGCCGACATGGCGTTCGCGCACTACGGGCCCTTCTGGCGCCAGATGCGCAAGCTGTGCGTGATGAAGCTCTTCAGCCGGCGCCGTGCGGGGACCTGGCTCGCCGTGCGCGACGAGTCCGCCGCGCTCGTCCGCGCCGTGGCCCGGCGGAGCGGCGAGTCCGTGAACCTCGGAGAGCTCATCTTCAACCTCACCAAGAACGTCACCTTCCGCGCCGCGTTCGGCGCTGACGCCGCCGGCGACGCCGGGAAACGGGACGAGTTCATCGCCATCATGCAGGAGTTCTCCCAGCTTTTCGGCGGGTCCAGCATCGGCGACTTTATCCCGTGGCTCGGCTGGGTGGACCAGGGCCTCAACGTGCGCGCCCGCACCGCGCGCGCCGCCCTGGACGAGTTCATCGACAAGATCATCGACGAGCACATGAGGAGAGGCAAGAACCCCGACGACGTGGACGCCGACATGGTGGACGACATGCTCGCGTTCCTCCCTGAGGCGAAGCCGAAGAAGGACGCTGGCGACGACCTGCAGAACTCGCTCCACCTCACCCGTGACAACATCAAGGCCATGATCATG GACGTGATGTTTGGTGGCACGGAGACGGTGGCATCGGGGATCGAGTGGGCAATGACGGAGATGATGCACAGCCCCGACGACCTCCGTCGGCTGCAGCAGGAGCTCGCCGACGTGGTGGGTCTCGACCGGAACGTGGACGAGTCGGACCTCGACAAGCTCCCCTTCCTCAAGTGCGTAATCAAAGAGACGCTCCGGCTACACCCGCCCATCCCAATTCTGCACCATGAGAACGCCGAGGACTGTGTCGTCGGCGGCTATTCAGTGCCCCGGGGATCCAGTGTCATGATCAACGTATTCGCCATTGGCCGCGACGCCAAGGTGTGGAAGGACGCCGACACATTCCGACCGTCGAGGTTTATGACGGGGGAAGGGGAGGCCGCAAGGGTCGACTTCAAGGGCAGCTGTTTTGAGTTCCTGCCCTTCGGGTCCGGCCGCCGCTCATGCCCGGGGATGGCGCTTGGCATCTACTCACTGGAATTTGCTGTCGCGCAGCTCGCCCACGGGTTCAGCTGGGCGCTGCCCGACGGCATGAAGCCGTCGGAGCTCGACATGACCGACATCTTCGGCCTCACTGCGCCGCGCGCCACCAGGCTCTGCGCCGTGCCCACGCCCCGGCTTACTTACCCTTTGATCTCTGATGTTGATGCCACGCACAAGGCGTGA